The Aspergillus luchuensis IFO 4308 DNA, chromosome 4, nearly complete sequence DNA window TTCGCTCGCTGGCCGCCAAGCACGCCGTCATGGCGATATCGATCTCAACCACCCGAGGCCCAGCGCCAGTCTCACGGTGGACTATCTCGTTAATCAGCATGTTCGACGATCCATCTGTCGCCATGGCCACACCCTGGagccgcagcagctgcacACACTTGTCGTCCGGGTGGTCATGCAGCACGTTCCGCATGTAATAGAAACTCGCGCCTTTCATCGGTTGCGGGTTCCAAAGGTCATGGGCCAAGGGTTCGATGCGGGGGTGCAAAATAGCGTAAGAGAGGGCGGCTGGAACGTCTTGCGGGATAATGCTCCTCCTCGTTCCTAACAGAGGGCCCAGTCTATCGATTAGGGCAACGCATTAAGGATCCATCCCGCCTCCCGATGTCAACGAAAAGGGTCGTGGTCTGATTGCCCCCACCATCCAGGTCCGCGTCAATGTTCTGATTGTTGGTGGGATCGTCTCTGCCGCAGGTGAGTCGGTCCAGCTCAAACACATCCATCTAGGTGGGTTGACCATGGCGCTGGGAGGTCATCCAAAGACTGAAGTCCTTGGAAATATGGGGGCTTATCCATCGTCCAGGCGAAAGCTGTCAACTTACTTCCGTGCGCCTACTGGAATGCCGTTCGGCTGGCATCGGATGAATGCGATACCCCCTAGACTAGCAacaggaaggatggaagggtCTGCCAGGCAGGGAGCTGGATTCCGAAGCTAGGGACGCGTTAGTAGGGAGCCGGTGGAGCAGGGCACATTTTGTATTGATCACTGGCGATTGATCCCTGCCCGAAAACCGGGCAAGACAAGAGCCTGTGTCGCTGTAGATGCCTCGTAGTAGTCTAACTCGATTCACGAACCAGGCCAAACGCGGTCAAACACCGGAGGATACGGCTTAGGACCCCGGACAGTTATGTAACATTGGCGATTGACAACTAACAGGtcaggggaggaggaggggcatCCTTGCGCCCCGGTCGCCTCCACGAGCTATGCCAGGCTCTTTGGCGCCCATCCGATGTCAGTAACTATGTAAGAGGATCCAACCTACGGTGGATCCTGGCCCGGGAGATCTCTGCCAATCAGCTGCTCATCGAATGTCAAGCACTATGTGTTCCACCTGCACCAGCCACTCGAGTGGCTGGAGTCAAGAGTCCAGCTGCTTATCATTTCAATGAGTCGCGCAAGGCTCCTCGGATACTCTGATTTTCGTCTCACACCCTTTCTGCCCAACGCCTAACGACCTCAATGGACCCAATTATTCCAAAAGCCCTGAAGAAGGGAGACACAATCGCCTTTATCTCACCCTCCGCACGTCTCAATGACATCCTACCTGCTCCCCTGGAGCGAGGAAAAGCCTATCTGGAGTCGCTAGGCTTCCATGTCCAGGTGATTTTCTCTAACCAAACAACAGCCACTATCGCAAATTCTATTCGAGTTCGATGCGAGGAAATTCATGCCGCATTCCGTGATAGCACCATTGGCGCCATTATTTGCACGATCGGGGGCGCGCATGCGAACGAACTGCTACCTTTCCTCGATTACTCCCTTATTCAATCAAATCCTAAAATCTTCGTCGGCTACAGTGACACTACCTTCCTGCATTATGCGATTCAATCTCGGACGGCTTGCGCACATTCTACGGACCCAGTGTTCTTACGGATTTCTCTGATTATCCCAAGCCTATGGAATTCACGATCGACCACTTCATTCGTGTGTTGACTGGGGCCGGAAAGCCAGTGGGTCCACTTCCTCAATCCTTAATCTGCTCGAACGAGCATAGCGACTTCCTACTTGGCAAAGAAATCCTCGAGAAACCGCGTGACATCACTCTATCGCCTCCATGGAGATGGCTCCGCGGAGGTCAAGCTACTGGACATCTATTTGGGGGCACTGTACCTTGTGTCGTGCGTCTTCAGGGGACCCAGTACGCCCCCTCCTCATGGAAAGACAAGATTCTCTTTCTTGAGTCTGCGATGGGCGACAACTTGCAACTGCCGTACTCTGTATCCCAGTTCCGGAACAATCTTGTCGATCTTGCTCTGTCTGGCATATTGCATGAAATTCGCGGACTGGTTGTTGGACGAGGATATAAATACAATACTGATATGCAGGAAGAACTTGCAAGTGTGATACTGGAAGTCTTTGAAGTGATTGTTGGTCGAAGTCGTGAGGAGGAGCTTCCGATTTTAATGAACGTCGACTTTGGCCACACGAGTCCGTTCTTGACTTTGCCTATCAACGCATTAGTCGAATTAAATAGCGATCTCGATGAGTTTAGCGTTCTGGAGCCTGGGGTGCAGGCTTGAGGGGGTAGTGGGACTCTATTCGCTGATAGAGGTGCACCGAAAGTCTGCCTACCTCTGTAGGAGTCATTTGTACAGCTGCCTGGAGGCCTGTCACATTGCTTTGATACAGGATTACTACTCTTTCGCTTTCACAAGGTGCAGTCGCCATCACACGGCATGACTAAGTAGCAAGATAGATAAGGCTTTCTGAAACTATGTGAAATTATAGTACACTGCAAATCACCCGATATAACGAGGGTCAGCAGCACATAAAAGCACTACCATGAAACAAAGCACTCCACTGCCACCCTGATCCAGATGAATTGCGATTAGCCTAATGCCATCgtattgaatgaatgagttAGGAACACGTGGTATTTCTGTTTCTAACGCCTGGGGCTCTCCAGGAGGGATTGCATTGTGTTAACGCTTATATTACTGCTCCGTACATAAGGGTAGCTAGTGCCTTTAAGGCTAGGTTAACAGAATAATCGTTGGCCTAGAACGCAAGAGATAAAGCCATCTCAGCCTATGGAGTGACCGGCAAGCACGCCATTATGGCCACAGCCATCTACGCCGCCGGAGATCCGCCGCCGAAAACCCGTCTCGTGGATAAGCAGGCTTTACGATCAGTCGGACACCATCCCCTCGCTGCCTTCCGGGCGAAGTCGTCTGAATATCGCTCATTTATGTCACCTCATACAGACTCCCCATCGGAGCCGTGACCAGCGATGAGGTCCCATTCTCATCCCTGTGTAGGGCGCGTAGTGAAGGTTGTTGGAAATGAGTATATTGCTTGTGCGGATTATTTGTGTCCGCTCGGTAGAATTACTTAAACCTTCTCGGGCGGCATCCTTGGACCATGGAAGATGGGCTCTCCAATCACATTGATTTTAACCAGCTTGAGAATATCGTTAAGTTTACGCGCGGAAGCgtcaatatataaaaatgtGACAATAACTGACATATATGATACGCATACCATCCATGCTCACTCAAGGTGCATGTATTCATTAACCATTTCTGAGAAATGGACCTAAATCAACGTAGCGGAGATCACTTCAACTCCAACACCGCCCAAAAGACATCCATGGTCTCCCACCGGGTGGAACCCTTTACACCCAATTCCTGAATAGATTGTTCGAGTTGCTGAATAGCAGAATCCATAGCTGCATCATTTGATAAGCCTTCCTCGTGGATCCATTGACGAAACAACTCTGAGGAAACGAACTCAACTTCCCAATGACCATCCCACAGCTGCGAGTCAGGTTGTATGTAGCCGGAGCGTTTTTCTCGCCAACCAGTTTCGTGCGCAAcgtccagcagctcctctGGAGTGAGTGCGCAGCGTACGTTGGGCTCCCTCGCTCCTGTCGCGGCGGACTTGCGTAGGGAATGGTACTGGGCTTGCGCTCGCGCAGCCAGAATATGTGGGGTTGTGCAGGTCGCGAGGCGCGAAATCCGTACTCCGCCAGGCACAGATAGCGTACTTTCGCATCAGCTAGAAGCTGGAAGACCTGGGCAATGCTCGCACGGTCGGGAAAATACCACAAAGAGTGGCACAGTACGGCCGCATCATATTTATCGGTGCGCGTGGGTTGGGAAAGGAGACCGGCCGTGTCGGTGCGGAGAAATTGGATACGCTGTCCTAGCGTGGACGCCTGGATGTGCTTCTGCGATTGTTCGACGGTGTATGGTCCACCGTAGTCAGGCGGGGCCGTGTCGATGGCTGTAATTTGACCATGAGAACCGTTGATCAATGCGAGAACTAGGCTCGATTCCCCTTGGCCACATCCGATGTCGAGCACTCTAGAGCCTTGGGCGATGTCCCAGGCTTGGGTTAGAGCAAGCCTGTGCTGGAAATTTGGCTCAACGATGGAAGTGCGTGCTTTCTCATCATGCAGATAGCTTGACAAGAGAATATCCATGACTCGATATGGGATCAGCTTGATATCTTTCCTTGCGTTTTTCTATCCGTGAAAGCAGTTGGCATTATAACTATCGTGGTTGTGGGAAGATAGACCAGGTGAGAAAAGACATCACCGTTCGCCTCAAACGGCCTACTTATTTCTGATCTTTCGTTATCATATCTTGCAATCACTATTCATGGTTGGTCGGCGACTTCTTGATTATGATTTGCACTAACGCTTCCTAGGGGATGAGGCCTGTGCTCAAACGGCGTTGTGTATCCGTGGTGGTCGATTTCGAGCGACACTGCTCGTGTCCGATTAAGATACGGGCAATACACTTCCATGATATATTAGACCTAGTTAATTCACAGATAAGAGCCGCCTGTTCAACTGGACCCAAAGGGTAGTTGCCGTCATGAACGAATATTAAGCCCTCAGGGATTACGTACAGCATCCCTTTCAAGCGCCCATAAGGCTCATACCCCCATCGGAAGGCTGAGAACATCAATAGTCGTGCTACCAGAAACCCAGCTTGTATCTATGACGGTAAGACTGCTATACAACACCCAGAGTTTTGTTGGGGACTGATTCAACTAGCAAGacataagaataatattccTAAACTGAAATGGACACAGCACATTTGAATTTTGTGAGTGAAAACCCTGGAGCCTAGAAGGACAGGGAATGGATTGTAAAGTACCGGTGACTAGGAAACCAGCTTCCAGTCCCTCGGCTCCTGCATTGATAGACCAAGTAATCGGCTTTCTTACAGCACATTACGCCTTAAAACCCACACTGTATTGATCATAAACACCGTACATCGATCGACCGATTTCCCGTCGGTCTTCCGTTGCCAAGAAAAAGGCTCGGCCCGAGACTCTCGATGCTGTGGTGCCAGACGAACACAGATAAGAGAAACGACTGCGTGGGAGATCCGATAAGCTGATATGGTAAAGGTTGAAACACTATATGGCAGATAGTACTAACCTAAGTAGCTTGACGCTGTTTGGGAAGTTTACCGGCGAAACGTATCTGACCACTGTTGAAAGTATCTACGTGCTGTTGCCGACTCCGGCTAGATTTAAAGCTAGTGCTACGCCAGGCTGGCCGGTAGAGTGTTggacaaagaaaaagtaacTTCAAGGTGACTGATTATTATAGCCTAGGTGGTAGTTAGTGCTGGCCGCTAGGACGCCGACCCAGAAAGGGCAGGTCCTCGTTAGCGGAAGAACTGGTATCAAACGTGCTGATTTGTATACTCTCCAACAGGTAAGGTAGCCTAGGCTATGGTACCGATGCATAACTGCATGACTGTGTCTGTCTCCGCTTCATCCACGCGGCCATGCGCGAGATTCTGGCTCGATTGATGACTGACATAGTCACATCTTAGGGTGTGCTTTGTGTTACGTTTCAACCAAAGGATTGTTATTGATaaccctcctcatcttcacatGTATATACTGCTATCGGATTGTTCCAAATTATAAGTTCGCACTGGGACGGCTGTGCTCGAACGACATCTACCGATGATGCGACCTCTTCCGCCGCCAAATCCCACGAGAACCTAGAAATCTGGGAATCTGAGACCTGTCCAAAGCCCGACTACTATTTTTCACGGTCGCAAAGCCTTTCTCGATGACCTTCTGACCGGCTTGATCACCACGAAGCTCTGTTCCGGCGATAAAAAGTGGTCAAACGAGATCCTGGGTAGAGCGTGATCTGTTGCGCGTGTAGGTAAGCTGTTGCAAGCAATCTAAGATGCGACTACACGAGTAGTCCTTATAAGCTTCAGCCCCAGAGAGGCCCGATAGTGCCTGGGAGATATAGACCAGGGTAGCGTGAGAGTACATGGACACGACGAATTTGAAGTCCCAACGCTCAATATCTGACCAGGAACCAATCGATTCAATGATTCTCAGGTTCTGGGACTTAGCCGACTCGATCAGTGCATAGAGATTAAAACTGGGACGCTGTCGGCGGGGCCAGGTCTGAGGCCAAAGCATGGGTGTTGAGCCTCTTCAGTTGGGTGATGTTATGGATGCGAACGAAGTCAGCCAGCACCGCGTCTGATTGCTGGTAGGTGGGTCCATCAGAATATTATCAACCCGACTAAACGTCGTCAGTTGTGTCCACGCGGAGATTTCATAAAACTCCTGCAGGAGAAATTGTTCGACCCGATGGTGCGGGTGTTCCAGACCCGGGCGACCGGCCCCAGCCAAGATAACCTCACGGGCTGCCGCCAGATGGATACGCTGCTTCGCCATTTGGGCTTTTAATAAATCGCTGTTGCAGATTAGCTTGACAGAGCCCAATTCAACGAGAACGGCGTGGTTGGAATGGTCCGTGGGGGCCGCAGATCTCCAAGACTCAATTTGGCAGACTAATGCCATTCATCCCATCTGGTGTCAGGAAAGGGGCTCGTCTTGTGCTGGGCGGAACGTCATTGGAAACCCCGGGGACTTCTTTATACTTCCGATAATCTTTGCTTGCCGATGTTACCGATAATATGATCATCTCCCACGAGCAAACCTTCGGTCCTGTGGTTATCATCACAGCGTTCCAGACAGAAGAGCAGGCCATTGAAAAAGCTAGTAACTCAATTCATGGTCTACGGTGCTTGATATTTTGCAGAATACCGAAGGAGCCCATGGACTGGCCCAGAAATTGAGAAGCGAGACGGTATAGATCAATAGCAGCCACGACAGTGACTTGCGCACTCCTTTCGAGGGGATTAAGCAGGGTGAAATTGGGCGCGAAACTGTAGGGAGGCTCTCAATGTGGGCAAAAGTATATTGAATGCGAGGTGTCACATTATCTTCCGATGAATTGTTTCTGGATCTTGCGACCGTAGAGTCACGTGACATGCTCGCCATGTGGTTTGCTCTTTGGCATTAACTATCACAAATCTATCTTAGAAATCAGAGTTTAATATTCAATATGCCTTATAAACAATCTAGAATAATTGGCTTGCCACAATCTACTATGTGTTATTACGACTATTTGTCTATTTGCCGCAATTAGTTAGGAACTTCATCAAGACTCTTTGCATCATATGAGTCGGCggtcaaatatatatattctcccGTCTATTGAAACCACTCAATTGGAGAGCTCAACTAATTCATAACTACGTATGCTATTCAATCAATATGGTCCTTGAGATTTTTGAAGGCAACAGTAGGCAAAATGTGGGAATCGCATATGTGGATAACAGGTGTATTGCGTGATTCTG harbors:
- a CDS encoding class I SAM-dependent methyltransferase (COG:Q;~EggNog:ENOG410PRQ6;~InterPro:IPR029063;~PFAM:PF13489,PF13847,PF08241,PF13649); protein product: MDILLSSYLHDEKARTSIVEPNFQHRLALTQAWDIAQGSRVLDIGCGQGESSLVLALINGSHGQITAIDTAPPDYGGPYTVEQSQKHIQASTLGQRIQFLRTDTAGLLSQPTRTDKYDAAVLCHSLWYFPDRASIAQVFQLLADAKVRYLCLAEYGFRASRPAQPHIFWLRERKPSTIPYASPPRQERGSPTYAAHSLQRSCWTLRTKLVGEKNAPATYNLTRSCGMVIGKLSSFPQSCFVNGSTRKAYQMMQLWILLFSNSNNLFRNWV
- a CDS encoding uncharacterized protein (COG:V;~EggNog:ENOG410PSG8;~InterPro:IPR027461,IPR040921,IPR003507;~PFAM:PF17676); this translates as MEFTIDHFIRVLTGAGKPVGPLPQSLICSNEHSDFLLGKEILEKPRDITLSPPWRWLRGGQATGHLFGGTVPCVVRLQGTQYAPSSWKDKILFLESAMGDNLQLPYSVSQFRNNLVDLALSGILHEIRGLVVGRGYKYNTDMQEELASVILEVFEVIVGRSREEELPILMNVDFGHTSPFLTLPINALVELNSDLDEFSVLEPGVQA
- a CDS encoding uncharacterized protein (COG:S;~EggNog:ENOG410PH44;~InterPro:IPR029063,IPR016461,IPR001077;~go_function: GO:0008168 - methyltransferase activity [Evidence IEA];~go_function: GO:0008171 - O-methyltransferase activity [Evidence IEA]): MKGASFYYMRNVLHDHPDDKCVQLLRLQGVAMATDGSSNMLINEIVHRETGAGPRVVEIDIAMTACLAASERTKNEWGNLVRAARLSLVETFTYATDLG